The following are encoded together in the Candidatus Binatia bacterium genome:
- a CDS encoding prolipoprotein diacylglyceryl transferase family protein yields the protein MPTVYGTFVAAGCVTGVLWLERRRERLGLDENGFWIAIWLMVLGAVVGAKGLFVVLGWEHYARGELRFWRDFGVGFVFFGGLAGAALAGLAYARWRRLSFVRGADYFAVAVPLGHAIGRVGCFFAGCCAGHPPHPVQLYESAGLLLIAWAASSVLARVETGALAPGTAFRTYLGLYGLLRFALDPLRADGRPERFLGLSHQQGIALALIAVALAWPWLVRMATSLGSSTTSTSSSSRDGRQLA from the coding sequence ATGCCCACCGTGTACGGCACGTTCGTCGCCGCCGGCTGCGTGACCGGCGTGCTCTGGCTCGAGCGCCGGCGCGAGCGCCTCGGGCTCGACGAGAACGGCTTCTGGATCGCGATCTGGCTCATGGTGCTCGGCGCCGTGGTCGGCGCGAAGGGGCTGTTCGTCGTCCTCGGCTGGGAGCACTACGCACGCGGCGAGCTGCGCTTCTGGCGCGACTTCGGGGTGGGCTTCGTGTTCTTCGGCGGGCTCGCGGGTGCTGCGCTCGCGGGCCTCGCGTACGCGCGCTGGCGCAGGCTGAGCTTCGTCCGCGGCGCCGACTACTTCGCGGTCGCGGTCCCGCTCGGCCATGCGATCGGCCGCGTCGGCTGCTTCTTCGCCGGCTGCTGCGCGGGGCACCCGCCGCACCCGGTGCAGCTCTACGAATCCGCGGGGCTGCTGCTGATCGCGTGGGCGGCGTCGAGCGTGCTCGCGCGCGTCGAGACGGGCGCGCTCGCGCCGGGCACGGCGTTTCGCACCTACCTCGGGCTCTACGGGCTGCTGCGCTTCGCGCTCGACCCGCTGCGCGCCGACGGCCGCCCCGAGCGCTTTCTCGGCCTCTCGCACCAGCAGGGAATCGCGCTCGCGCTGATCGCGGTCGCGCTCGCCTGGCCGTGGCTCGTGCGCATGGCGACGAGCCTCGGGAGCTCGACCACGAGCACTTCCTCGTCGAGCAGGGATGGGCGGCAGCTCGCGTAG
- a CDS encoding cytochrome P450 — MTKPLEAAVAGPPQTDAAPMRAAAAHDATAAERAPHGATLPPGPRLPSILQALQLAVRPTAYLKACQRRYGDTFTIRFPGAPPIVAVAHPDAVKQVFTGGTDELHAGESNAQLGPLLGWRSLLLLDGERHLEERRLLMPPFHGERMQAYADVMRDVTERAIARWPHGRPFRFHVEMQAITLDVILHAVFGFTEGAEYERLRGRLRALVEVAANPLWLLPAARIELGGLSPWARLVAARRDVERILVAEFARRRAQPDRERNDVLSMLLEARYEDGRAMTDEELIDEMITLLLAGHETTATSLAWTMHHVLRDPAVLTRIRAELDEVLACRPLAAEHLPRLEYLDAVIKEGLRISPVLDDVGRLVKKPVTIAGWRLPAGVAVAPQIALVHHRQDLWREPGRFDPTRFLGVRPNPYTFFPFGGGVRRCLGMAFALYEMKVVLACVFSKTELRLVSQRPVRAKRRAITLAPADGVRVVQVSAGRR; from the coding sequence ATGACGAAGCCGCTCGAGGCCGCGGTCGCGGGTCCGCCGCAGACGGACGCTGCGCCGATGCGCGCCGCTGCCGCGCACGACGCGACCGCCGCAGAGCGCGCGCCGCACGGCGCGACGCTGCCTCCCGGGCCGCGGCTCCCGTCGATCCTCCAGGCCCTGCAGCTCGCGGTCCGACCGACGGCGTACCTGAAGGCGTGCCAGCGCCGCTACGGTGACACGTTCACCATCCGCTTTCCGGGCGCGCCGCCGATCGTCGCCGTCGCCCATCCCGATGCCGTCAAGCAAGTCTTCACCGGCGGCACCGACGAGCTGCACGCGGGCGAGTCGAACGCGCAGCTCGGACCGCTCCTCGGCTGGCGCTCGCTGCTGCTGCTCGACGGCGAGCGGCACCTCGAGGAGCGTCGGCTGCTGATGCCGCCGTTCCACGGCGAGCGCATGCAGGCCTACGCCGACGTCATGCGCGACGTCACCGAGCGCGCGATCGCGCGCTGGCCGCACGGACGCCCCTTCCGCTTCCACGTCGAAATGCAGGCGATCACGCTCGACGTGATCCTGCACGCGGTGTTCGGCTTCACCGAAGGCGCGGAGTACGAGCGGCTGCGCGGGCGGCTGCGCGCGCTCGTCGAGGTGGCGGCGAACCCGCTGTGGCTGCTGCCCGCGGCGCGCATCGAGCTCGGCGGACTCTCGCCGTGGGCGCGGCTCGTCGCGGCGCGGCGCGACGTCGAGCGCATCCTGGTCGCGGAGTTCGCGCGCCGCCGCGCGCAGCCCGACCGCGAGCGCAACGACGTGCTCTCGATGCTGCTCGAAGCGCGCTACGAGGACGGCCGCGCGATGACCGACGAGGAGCTGATCGACGAGATGATCACCCTGCTCCTCGCCGGTCACGAGACCACCGCGACCTCGCTCGCCTGGACGATGCACCACGTGCTGCGCGATCCGGCGGTGCTCACGCGCATCCGCGCCGAGCTCGACGAGGTGCTCGCCTGTCGCCCGCTCGCGGCCGAGCACCTGCCGCGCCTCGAGTACCTCGACGCGGTCATCAAGGAAGGGCTCCGGATCTCGCCGGTGCTCGACGACGTCGGCCGCCTGGTGAAGAAGCCGGTGACGATCGCGGGCTGGCGGCTCCCCGCGGGCGTCGCCGTAGCGCCGCAGATCGCGCTCGTGCACCATCGCCAGGACCTCTGGCGCGAGCCCGGACGCTTCGACCCGACCCGCTTCCTCGGCGTGCGTCCGAACCCCTACACCTTCTTCCCGTTCGGCGGCGGCGTGCGGCGCTGCCTCGGGATGGCGTTCGCGCTCTACGAGATGAAGGTCGTGCTGGCGTGCGTCTTCTCGAAGACGGAGCTGCGCCTGGTCTCGCAGCGTCCGGTGCGCGCGAAGCGGCGCGCGATCACGCTCGCCCCGGCGGACGGCGTGCGCGTCGTGCAGGTCAGTGCAGGACGAAGATGA
- a CDS encoding vWA domain-containing protein has translation MSQRRFAVSLALSAAIHVLPGLLLYFDVMGPGGGFGIGAGPGVGIGQGGGFGLGKGKKRQIFALQDVNAQPAPPRRGKIEERLSALTPPSAPEQSRIALAGDLPVALPQRVSLPPASAAPRSDVAAKGTAGAVVFGGLGGAGGGGGFGISLGNFGRYVSELRRTGLDVVFVVDGTSSMGDVIAHVRKNLAQLVGSIQALVPVARIGFVVYRDRNDEVPIDVAPLTASRKKLDAFLSGVRADGGGDWPESLNLGLEAALERMPWRPDAKRLLVFVASSPPHDDEIEATIDTARRVRAAGGAVSAVDLSRIMHVEFKRKFIRTLYRREATPEELADELPGFYDEVRQTFRDIVRAGGGELIEFQQNERLVEHLLVLTFGTRWKEEVQQLAGLSRPQE, from the coding sequence ATGAGCCAGCGCCGCTTTGCTGTCAGCCTCGCGCTCTCGGCGGCGATCCACGTCCTGCCCGGTCTGCTCCTGTACTTCGACGTCATGGGACCGGGCGGCGGCTTCGGCATCGGAGCCGGGCCCGGCGTCGGCATCGGGCAGGGCGGCGGCTTCGGGCTCGGCAAGGGCAAGAAGCGCCAGATCTTCGCGCTGCAGGACGTGAACGCGCAGCCCGCGCCGCCGCGTCGCGGCAAGATCGAGGAGCGGCTCTCGGCGCTGACGCCACCGAGCGCGCCCGAGCAGTCGCGCATCGCGCTCGCGGGCGATCTGCCGGTCGCGCTGCCGCAGCGGGTGTCGCTGCCGCCGGCGTCGGCGGCGCCGCGCTCGGACGTCGCAGCCAAGGGGACGGCGGGCGCGGTGGTGTTCGGCGGCCTCGGCGGCGCGGGCGGGGGTGGCGGCTTCGGAATCTCGCTCGGCAACTTCGGTCGCTACGTGAGCGAGCTGCGGCGCACCGGGCTCGACGTCGTCTTCGTCGTCGACGGCACGAGCAGCATGGGCGACGTGATCGCCCACGTCCGCAAGAACCTCGCGCAGCTCGTCGGCAGCATCCAGGCGCTGGTGCCGGTCGCGCGCATCGGCTTCGTCGTCTACCGCGACCGCAACGACGAGGTGCCCATCGATGTCGCGCCGCTCACCGCGAGCCGCAAGAAGCTCGACGCCTTTCTCTCCGGCGTCCGCGCCGACGGTGGCGGCGACTGGCCGGAGAGCCTGAACCTCGGCCTCGAGGCGGCGCTCGAGCGCATGCCGTGGCGGCCCGACGCGAAGCGTCTGCTGGTCTTCGTCGCGAGCTCGCCGCCGCACGACGACGAGATCGAGGCGACGATCGACACCGCGCGCCGCGTGCGCGCGGCCGGCGGCGCGGTGAGCGCGGTCGACCTGTCGCGCATCATGCACGTCGAGTTCAAGCGGAAGTTCATCCGCACGCTCTACCGTCGCGAGGCGACGCCCGAAGAGCTCGCCGACGAGCTGCCCGGCTTCTACGACGAGGTGCGCCAGACCTTCCGCGACATCGTCCGCGCGGGCGGCGGCGAGCTGATCGAGTTTCAGCAGAACGAGCGCCTGGTCGAGCACCTGTTGGTGCTGACCTTCGGCACGCGCTGGAAGGAAGAGGTGCAGCAGCTCGCCGGGCTGTCGCGCCCGCAGGAGTGA
- a CDS encoding MotA/TolQ/ExbB proton channel family protein gives MEQGFDLFGLIVAGGITTWPLLVGSVLALAVVIDRVLALRGTERAAERAGARLAEALARGGGGRALEDAAAGVPVATTVLLPVARAVARGSAAEDVARLLDARIFEALETLRQRLWLLATIGSIAPFVGLFGTVIGIMKSFHFIGETGTGGFAVVASGISEALVATALGLGVAVVAVAFYNYFEARLERIEATLRIQANHLTEAGDAALAA, from the coding sequence ATGGAGCAAGGCTTCGACCTGTTCGGACTGATCGTCGCGGGCGGCATCACGACGTGGCCGCTGCTCGTCGGCTCGGTGCTGGCGCTCGCGGTGGTCATCGACCGCGTGCTCGCGCTGCGCGGCACCGAGCGCGCCGCGGAGCGCGCCGGCGCGCGTCTGGCGGAAGCGCTCGCGCGCGGCGGCGGCGGACGCGCGCTCGAGGACGCGGCGGCCGGCGTGCCGGTCGCGACCACGGTGCTGCTGCCGGTCGCGCGCGCGGTCGCGCGCGGGTCGGCCGCGGAGGACGTCGCGCGTCTGCTCGACGCGCGCATCTTCGAGGCGCTCGAGACGCTCCGTCAGCGCCTCTGGCTGCTCGCGACGATCGGCTCGATCGCGCCGTTCGTCGGCCTCTTCGGCACCGTGATCGGCATCATGAAGTCGTTCCACTTCATCGGCGAGACCGGCACCGGCGGCTTCGCGGTGGTCGCCTCGGGCATCTCCGAGGCGCTGGTCGCGACCGCGCTCGGCCTCGGCGTCGCGGTGGTCGCGGTCGCCTTCTACAACTACTTCGAGGCGCGGCTCGAGCGCATCGAGGCGACGCTGCGCATCCAGGCGAACCATCTCACCGAGGCCGGCGACGCGGCCCTGGCGGCTTGA
- a CDS encoding biopolymer transporter ExbD, translated as MAMQVRRRRGFVAEINVTPLTDVFLVLLIIFMVATSAAVQSASQVHLPKAKSDEDPAAAITVSLGADDQIAVGGRPVGKGDAEIVAALRDALDQSESKTVVLAGDQQASLNDVVRLLGLAKQAGASAFALATESQ; from the coding sequence ATGGCGATGCAGGTCCGCAGGCGACGCGGCTTCGTCGCCGAGATCAACGTCACGCCGCTCACCGACGTGTTCCTCGTGCTGCTGATCATCTTCATGGTCGCGACCTCGGCGGCGGTGCAGTCGGCGTCCCAGGTGCATTTGCCGAAGGCCAAGTCCGACGAGGATCCCGCGGCGGCGATCACGGTGTCGCTCGGCGCCGACGACCAGATCGCGGTCGGCGGACGCCCGGTCGGCAAGGGCGACGCCGAGATCGTGGCGGCGCTGCGCGACGCGCTCGACCAGAGCGAGAGCAAGACCGTCGTGCTCGCCGGCGATCAGCAGGCGTCGCTGAACGACGTCGTGCGGCTGCTCGGGCTCGCGAAGCAGGCCGGCGCGAGCGCGTTCGCGCTCGCGACCGAGAGCCAGTAG
- a CDS encoding DUF1780 domain-containing protein, with protein sequence MLQLQDAAEETRKFLSDHESMERAVVAAFLRAVGVKFCCREVEKIKDAQAPDVRFRGAAFEVCTAFEPGRRPQAEWREKTDRLRAATSLEDLSLEIPRGRMSTPKAAFGGKLSHESVARLAATKLAKKATRYGPTTCASFDALIYVNHRAHFDQASPLPPSEVLAELATQGWRSVSAFTWPVGWVISASPAAPEWLQQLVGPAKDEGDSPLRTNIFRLDDDEE encoded by the coding sequence GTGCTGCAGCTTCAGGACGCCGCCGAAGAGACGCGGAAGTTTCTGAGCGACCACGAGTCCATGGAGAGGGCGGTGGTCGCGGCCTTCCTGCGGGCCGTCGGGGTCAAGTTCTGCTGCCGCGAGGTGGAGAAGATCAAAGACGCGCAGGCGCCCGACGTGAGGTTCCGCGGAGCCGCCTTCGAGGTGTGCACCGCCTTCGAACCAGGACGAAGACCGCAAGCCGAATGGCGAGAAAAGACCGACCGCCTTCGAGCTGCAACCAGCCTCGAAGATCTCTCGCTCGAGATTCCACGAGGAAGGATGTCTACCCCGAAAGCAGCATTCGGCGGGAAGCTCTCTCACGAATCGGTCGCTCGCCTTGCAGCGACGAAGCTCGCCAAGAAGGCGACGCGCTACGGGCCAACCACCTGCGCGAGCTTCGACGCCCTGATCTACGTCAATCACCGCGCGCACTTCGACCAAGCCAGCCCACTTCCGCCTAGTGAGGTCCTCGCCGAGCTGGCGACTCAAGGATGGCGCTCGGTCTCGGCCTTCACTTGGCCGGTTGGCTGGGTGATCAGCGCGAGCCCAGCGGCGCCGGAGTGGTTGCAGCAACTCGTCGGCCCCGCGAAAGACGAGGGCGACTCGCCGCTGCGGACGAACATCTTTCGGCTCGACGACGACGAGGAATAA
- a CDS encoding MOSC N-terminal beta barrel domain-containing protein, producing the protein MILAALHVYPVKSCRGIAVTSWPLDAFGLAGDRAWMVVDEHGRFLTQREEPKLALVATRFVAPDGKDARSGVVLSAPGRAELRLPPACAAEGDREIEVWRHRGPAVDAGDEAAAWISSHLGRPARVVALPRGHRRPVNPDWYPGHAQAAFADAYPLLLIGEASLDDLNARLARPLPMERFRPNLVIRGAAPYAEDRWKRICIGDVELEIVKPCARCVITTTEQSTGERDGNEPLATLATYRKTGLGVVFGQNAVHLERGTLEVGAPVEVLETRETLRERAGMD; encoded by the coding sequence ATGATCCTCGCCGCGTTGCACGTCTACCCCGTCAAGTCGTGCCGCGGCATTGCGGTCACGAGCTGGCCGCTCGACGCGTTCGGCCTCGCCGGCGACCGCGCCTGGATGGTGGTCGACGAGCACGGCCGCTTCCTCACCCAGCGCGAGGAGCCGAAGCTCGCGCTCGTCGCGACCCGCTTCGTCGCACCGGACGGCAAAGACGCGCGCAGCGGCGTCGTGCTGAGCGCGCCCGGTCGCGCGGAGCTGCGCCTGCCGCCGGCGTGTGCAGCCGAGGGCGACCGCGAGATCGAGGTCTGGCGTCATCGAGGCCCCGCGGTCGACGCCGGCGACGAAGCCGCCGCGTGGATCTCGTCGCACCTCGGACGCCCGGCGCGCGTGGTCGCGCTGCCGCGCGGCCACCGGCGCCCGGTGAACCCCGACTGGTATCCCGGCCACGCCCAGGCGGCGTTCGCCGACGCCTACCCGCTGCTGCTGATCGGCGAGGCGTCGCTCGACGATCTCAACGCACGGCTCGCGCGCCCGCTGCCGATGGAGCGCTTCCGCCCGAACCTCGTGATCCGCGGCGCCGCGCCCTACGCCGAGGACCGCTGGAAGCGCATCTGCATCGGCGACGTCGAGCTCGAGATCGTCAAGCCCTGCGCGCGCTGCGTGATCACCACCACCGAGCAGTCGACCGGCGAGCGCGACGGCAACGAGCCGCTCGCGACGCTCGCGACCTACCGCAAGACCGGGCTCGGCGTCGTGTTCGGGCAGAACGCCGTCCACCTCGAGCGCGGCACCCTCGAGGTCGGCGCGCCCGTCGAGGTGCTCGAGACGCGCGAGACCCTGCGCGAGCGCGCGGGAATGGATTGA
- a CDS encoding helix-turn-helix domain-containing protein, producing the protein MPREAIATPERILSAAFVRFSRYGFRRTSMEDIATEAGVSRAALYLQFRNKEEIFRRLAQQMQDEALSRAAAALAQDAPLADRIVAAILAKGLRFVEISLASPHASELLDETNRLCGDLIGETERRFLDQLARVLRRAAQAGEIDLGETGLAAGDVAQLLLRAVKGLKGPGVTVEDYRKNVDSLVRVFVAGLRPRVAARPAARSTRTRQRAAASR; encoded by the coding sequence ATGCCGAGAGAGGCGATTGCGACGCCGGAGCGGATTCTGTCCGCCGCCTTCGTGCGCTTCTCGCGCTACGGCTTCCGCCGCACCTCGATGGAGGACATCGCGACCGAGGCCGGGGTGTCGCGCGCCGCGCTCTACCTCCAGTTCCGCAACAAGGAGGAGATCTTCCGCCGCCTCGCCCAGCAGATGCAGGACGAGGCCCTGTCGCGCGCGGCCGCCGCCCTCGCCCAGGACGCGCCGCTCGCCGACCGGATCGTCGCGGCGATCCTCGCCAAGGGCCTGCGCTTCGTCGAGATCAGCCTCGCCTCGCCGCACGCGAGCGAGCTGCTCGACGAGACCAACCGGCTGTGCGGCGACCTGATCGGCGAGACCGAGCGTCGCTTCCTCGACCAGCTCGCGCGCGTGCTGCGCCGCGCGGCGCAGGCGGGCGAGATCGACCTCGGCGAGACCGGGCTCGCGGCGGGCGACGTCGCGCAGCTCCTGCTCCGCGCGGTGAAGGGGCTCAAGGGCCCCGGCGTCACCGTCGAAGACTACCGCAAGAACGTCGACTCGCTGGTGCGCGTCTTCGTCGCCGGGCTGCGACCCCGGGTCGCCGCCCGACCAGCCGCGCGCAGCACACGGACACGGCAGCGGGCCGCCGCGAGCCGCTGA
- a CDS encoding SDR family oxidoreductase gives MGKRLSGKTAVVTGASSGIGRAIAERLGGEGAHVFLSGRTRDAMLASQERIERAGGRATCAVGDVRDPRHVQGLIDAAMRDTGRLDIMVNNAGVSFHQPIIEGDVEEWRTMLETNVLALLVGCQAAIRAMRACGAEGHVVNVSSIAALRPDSGVYGATKHAVNCISATLRRELEEDDIRVVNVMPGAIATNFARNFDPQIVRGIVGASGVDVEVKRGERLPDEALDGLPPSMRQILGRPEDVADAVLYAVTQPIHVNVAEIVVRPPKQLAL, from the coding sequence ATGGGCAAGCGACTCTCGGGGAAGACCGCCGTCGTCACCGGCGCGTCGAGCGGCATCGGTCGGGCCATTGCGGAGCGTCTCGGCGGCGAGGGGGCGCACGTGTTCCTGTCGGGACGGACGCGCGACGCGATGCTCGCGTCGCAGGAGAGGATCGAGCGAGCGGGCGGGCGCGCGACCTGCGCGGTCGGCGACGTGCGCGATCCGCGCCACGTGCAGGGCCTGATCGACGCGGCGATGCGCGACACCGGCCGCCTCGACATCATGGTGAACAACGCGGGCGTGTCCTTCCATCAGCCGATCATCGAGGGCGACGTGGAGGAGTGGCGCACGATGCTCGAGACCAACGTGCTCGCGCTGCTCGTCGGCTGCCAGGCGGCGATCCGCGCGATGCGCGCGTGCGGCGCCGAAGGGCACGTGGTCAACGTGTCGTCGATCGCGGCGCTGCGTCCGGACTCGGGCGTCTACGGCGCGACCAAGCACGCCGTGAACTGCATCTCGGCGACGCTGCGCCGCGAGCTCGAGGAGGACGACATTCGCGTCGTCAACGTCATGCCGGGCGCGATCGCGACCAACTTCGCGCGCAACTTCGATCCGCAGATCGTCCGTGGCATCGTCGGGGCCTCCGGCGTGGACGTCGAGGTGAAGCGCGGCGAGCGCCTGCCGGACGAGGCGCTCGACGGTCTGCCGCCGTCGATGCGACAGATCCTCGGCCGCCCGGAGGACGTCGCCGATGCTGTGCTTTACGCCGTCACCCAGCCGATCCACGTCAACGTGGCCGAGATCGTCGTGCGGCCACCGAAGCAGCTCGCCCTGTAG
- a CDS encoding MFS transporter, translating into MNTPVSQAAVATASGRAVTPLTRYQKWLFFFLSVATFFEGYDLFALAQILPNLRADMGLSPAYSGVLISVTSVGNVLAYFVVSRADRLGRRRVLTITIAGYTLFSFLTALAPDVWTFAVCQLVARMFLLGEYAVAMVYAAEEYPAERRGMVIGVIQACSSLGAITCAAVVPALLQTPLGWRSVYLVGTVPLVIIAFARRSLRETERFAREAAAGRTAQASFARIFRTPYRGRVLQLALIWSITFFCTQNAVAFWKEFALAERGMTDAQVGTALAFASIVSMPFLFFVGKLLDVIGRRRGATVVFSLTALGVFLGYTLESPTALTGALVVGIFGTSAVLPVLNTYTAELFPTELRSEAWAWANNLIARTAYLASPLAVGVVAESFGFGPTLAATALFPIVALVLILALLPETVGRELEETAAL; encoded by the coding sequence ATGAACACGCCCGTCTCGCAGGCCGCCGTCGCGACCGCGTCCGGTCGTGCCGTAACGCCGCTCACGCGCTACCAGAAGTGGCTGTTCTTCTTCCTCTCGGTCGCGACCTTCTTCGAGGGCTACGACCTGTTCGCGCTCGCGCAGATCCTGCCGAACCTGCGCGCCGACATGGGCCTGTCGCCGGCGTACTCGGGCGTCCTGATCTCGGTGACGAGCGTCGGCAACGTGCTCGCGTACTTCGTCGTGAGCCGCGCCGACCGCCTCGGCCGTCGCCGCGTGCTGACCATCACCATCGCCGGCTACACGCTGTTCTCGTTTCTCACCGCGCTCGCGCCCGACGTCTGGACCTTCGCCGTCTGCCAGCTCGTCGCGCGCATGTTCCTGCTCGGCGAGTACGCGGTGGCGATGGTGTACGCGGCCGAGGAGTATCCCGCCGAGCGCCGCGGCATGGTGATCGGCGTGATCCAGGCGTGCTCGAGCCTCGGCGCGATCACGTGCGCCGCGGTGGTGCCGGCGCTGCTGCAGACGCCGCTCGGCTGGCGCTCGGTGTACCTCGTCGGCACGGTGCCGCTGGTCATCATCGCGTTCGCGCGGCGCAGCCTGCGCGAGACCGAGCGCTTCGCGCGCGAGGCGGCGGCGGGACGCACGGCGCAAGCGTCGTTCGCGCGCATCTTCCGCACGCCGTACCGCGGTCGCGTGCTGCAGCTCGCGCTGATCTGGTCGATCACGTTCTTCTGCACGCAGAACGCGGTCGCGTTCTGGAAGGAGTTCGCGCTCGCCGAGCGCGGCATGACCGACGCGCAGGTCGGCACGGCGCTCGCGTTCGCGTCGATCGTCTCGATGCCCTTCCTGTTCTTCGTCGGCAAGCTGCTCGACGTGATCGGACGGCGGCGCGGCGCGACGGTGGTGTTCTCGCTGACCGCGCTCGGCGTCTTCCTCGGCTACACGCTGGAGTCGCCGACAGCCCTCACGGGCGCGCTGGTGGTCGGCATCTTCGGCACGAGCGCGGTGCTGCCGGTGCTCAACACCTATACCGCGGAGCTCTTCCCGACCGAGCTGCGCAGCGAGGCCTGGGCGTGGGCGAACAACCTGATCGCGCGCACGGCGTACCTCGCGTCGCCGCTCGCGGTCGGAGTGGTGGCGGAGAGCTTCGGCTTCGGACCGACGCTCGCCGCGACCGCGCTCTTCCCGATCGTCGCGCTGGTGCTGATCCTGGCGCTCTTGCCGGAGACGGTCGGGCGCGAGCTCGAGGAGACGGCGGCGCTCTGA
- a CDS encoding nuclear transport factor 2 family protein, with protein MAHDANDPAAIADRLAIQDLLTRYCVAIDGDDWELLDTVFTPDAQIDYTSSGGIAGAYPEVRAWLAQVLPGFPVKQHLVTNFSVEITGDRATSRTYFYNPMGRPKDGGGVALFFVGGWYLDELVRTADGWRIAKRVEKQSWVDVRG; from the coding sequence ATGGCGCACGACGCGAACGACCCCGCCGCGATCGCGGACCGCCTCGCGATCCAGGATCTCTTGACGCGCTACTGCGTCGCGATCGACGGCGACGACTGGGAGCTGCTCGACACCGTGTTCACGCCGGACGCGCAGATCGACTACACGAGCTCGGGCGGCATCGCGGGCGCGTATCCCGAGGTGCGCGCCTGGCTCGCGCAGGTGCTGCCGGGCTTCCCTGTCAAGCAACACCTGGTGACCAACTTCTCGGTCGAGATCACGGGCGACCGCGCGACGAGCCGCACGTACTTCTACAACCCGATGGGGCGTCCGAAGGACGGTGGCGGCGTGGCGCTGTTCTTCGTCGGCGGCTGGTACCTCGACGAGCTCGTGCGCACGGCGGACGGCTGGCGGATCGCGAAGCGGGTCGAGAAGCAGAGCTGGGTCGACGTGCGCGGCTGA
- a CDS encoding ammonium transporter, producing MDKLATKGPFGPRFAAAATAALCSLTGAAAWAQDAAAAAPVFDSGDTAWVITAAALVLMMTLPGLALFYGGLVRSKNVLNVLMQCFISAGIAGVLWILIGYSLAFGDGNAFIGDFSKVGLASVTLDSVVTNGADRNIPELIFAMFQGMFAIITPALILGAVAERMKFSVWVAFITIWLLVVYCPLAHMVWGSEGWIFQSGAIDFAGGLVVHMSSGFSALVAAIMLGKRRGFGKEPMPPHSLPLCLIGAGLLWTGWFGFNAGSALAASPLAALAFLNTSTAASMAVLVWAAIEWIHRGKPTALGGATAAVAGLVAITPACGAVSPLGAMATGAGVAVISYAACMFLKPALGYDDSLDVFGVHALGGAWGALASGLFAVSLGDGIESNAQQVLVQLEGIAFTAVFAPLATAIILFVLKLFFGSLRVSEEEEIEGLDLSQHSESAYGFAGGSTIVPELGHVAHGHVSAAAVKREYA from the coding sequence ATGGACAAGCTCGCAACGAAGGGCCCCTTCGGGCCGCGATTCGCGGCGGCCGCGACCGCCGCACTGTGCTCGCTCACCGGCGCCGCCGCGTGGGCCCAGGATGCGGCCGCGGCCGCGCCCGTCTTCGACTCGGGCGACACCGCGTGGGTGATCACCGCCGCCGCCCTCGTGCTGATGATGACCCTGCCCGGCCTGGCGCTGTTCTACGGCGGGCTCGTGCGCTCGAAGAACGTCCTCAACGTGCTCATGCAGTGCTTCATCTCGGCGGGCATCGCGGGCGTCCTCTGGATCCTCATCGGCTACAGCCTCGCCTTCGGCGACGGCAACGCCTTCATCGGCGACTTCTCGAAGGTCGGGCTCGCGAGCGTGACCCTCGACTCGGTCGTGACCAACGGCGCCGACCGCAACATCCCCGAGCTGATCTTCGCGATGTTCCAGGGCATGTTCGCGATCATCACCCCGGCGCTGATCCTCGGCGCAGTCGCCGAGCGCATGAAGTTCAGCGTCTGGGTCGCGTTCATCACGATCTGGCTGCTCGTCGTCTACTGCCCGCTCGCGCACATGGTGTGGGGCTCCGAGGGCTGGATCTTCCAGTCCGGCGCGATCGACTTCGCGGGCGGCCTCGTCGTGCACATGTCGAGCGGCTTCTCGGCGCTCGTCGCGGCGATCATGCTCGGCAAGCGGCGCGGCTTCGGCAAGGAGCCGATGCCGCCGCACAGCCTTCCTTTGTGCTTGATCGGCGCGGGCCTGCTGTGGACCGGCTGGTTCGGCTTCAACGCCGGTAGCGCGCTCGCGGCGAGCCCGCTCGCGGCGCTCGCGTTCCTCAACACCTCCACCGCGGCGTCGATGGCGGTGCTCGTCTGGGCGGCGATCGAGTGGATCCACCGCGGCAAGCCGACCGCGCTCGGCGGCGCGACCGCCGCGGTCGCAGGTCTTGTCGCGATCACGCCCGCCTGCGGCGCGGTCTCGCCGCTCGGCGCGATGGCGACCGGCGCCGGCGTCGCGGTCATCTCCTACGCGGCCTGCATGTTCCTGAAGCCCGCGCTCGGCTACGACGACTCGCTCGACGTCTTCGGCGTGCACGCGCTCGGCGGCGCCTGGGGCGCGCTCGCGTCGGGTCTGTTCGCCGTGTCGCTCGGCGACGGCATCGAGAGCAACGCGCAGCAGGTGCTCGTGCAGCTCGAGGGCATCGCGTTCACGGCGGTGTTCGCGCCGCTCGCGACCGCCATCATCCTCTTCGTCCTGAAGCTCTTCTTCGGCTCGCTGCGGGTCTCCGAGGAGGAGGAGATCGAGGGTCTCGACCTCTCGCAGCACAGCGAGAGCGCCTACGGCTTCGCCGGCGGCTCGACGATCGTCCCCGAGCTCGGCCACGTCGCGCACGGCCACGTCTCGGCGGCGGCGGTCAAGCGCGAGTACGCCTGA